ttatcgtatcgcgacattgctgctcgcgttgttcgagatccaatgactgttagcagaatatggaatcggtgggttcaggagggccggccgcggtggtctcgcggttctagacgcggagtctggaaccgtgcgactgctacggtcgcaggttcgaaacctgcctcgggcatggatgtgtgtgatatccttaggttagttcggtttaagtagttctaagttctaggggactgatggccacagcagttgagtcccatagtgctcagaaccatttgaaccatttttttggttcaggagggtaacacgaaacgccgtgctggatcccaacggcctcgtatcactagcagtcgagatgacaggcatcttatccgcatggctgtaacgcatcgtgcagccacgtctcgatcaatgagacaacagatggggaacgtttgcaagacaacaaccatctgcacgaacagttcgacgacgtttgcagcagcatggactatcagctcggagaccatggctgcggttacccttgacgctgcatcacagacaggagcgcgtgtgatggtgtactcaacgacgaacttgggtgcacgaatggcaaaactttttcggatgaatccaggttctgtttacagcatcatgacggtcgcatccgtgtatggcaacatcgcggtgaacgcacattggaagcgtgtattcgtcatcaccatactgccgTATAACCCGCGTGGtggcatgttgcaggtactgtacgtctggtcagtggtggccgagcaactggctcgtcacaacaccccagtcactactcttgatgaactgtggtatcatgttgaagctgcatgggcagctgtacctgtacacgccatccaagctctgactcaatgcccaggcgtatcaaggccgttattacgcccagagttggttgttctggttactgatttctcaggatctatgcgcccaaattgcgtgaaaatgtaatcacatgtgagttctagtatatttgtccaatgaatgcccgtttatcatctgcatttcttcttgatgtagcaatttcagtggccagtacTGTAGTAAATTTCAGAGTGGTCATAGCTGTGTATCGAAACACAGGATGCTGTATATACGAGTGCTTTCGTCTGTCACACAGGACGATATACTACCCTCCGAGGCCGGTCTACCGACCGCCGCCGCCGGTCTACGGCCCACCCCCGGCTTACGGCCCACCGCCTGTCTACGGGCCGCCTCCGTCGTACGGGCCTCCCGCAACGACCACGACGACGACTTCGCCGCCAGAGACATTACCTCCGGAGACTGAAGCTCCGCCTCTCCCGGAGGCGCCTTatgcaccgccaccgccaccggagTCGTCGTACGGGCCTCCACCGCACGAAGAGGGGTTCACGGAACCACCTCCACCGTCGTATGGCCCGCCCCCGGCATCCTACGGCCCACCACCAGTGACGCACGGGCCGCCTCCATCGTCTTACGGACCACCCCCTTCGTCTTACGGACCACCCCCTTCGTCTTACGGACCACCCCATTCGTCTTACGGTCCGCCTCCAACAACGTATGCGCCACCGCCGTCGTCTTACGGGCCGCCTCCCTCGTCATACGGCCCACCCCCAGCGTATGGAGTTCCCAGATGATAGCGAGGTAAGTCGAGGCTGCATCCGCCTGCTCTGAATGCTACAGTGCGTTACACGCCTCAGTGTCTGGTGACAGCTGCATAAACGCTCGTCCTCTTgggcgtgaccgagcgaggtggcgcagtgtttagcacactggactcgcgttcgggaggacgacggttcaatcccgcgaccggtcatcctgatttatgtttt
This genomic interval from Schistocerca nitens isolate TAMUIC-IGC-003100 chromosome 12, iqSchNite1.1, whole genome shotgun sequence contains the following:
- the LOC126214890 gene encoding uncharacterized protein LOC126214890, producing MKETEKLQPLRKQENALMGVPPNALFRKKNADWTPLLLAALVPLCSGWLIPGIASLLHAKAYLLRQFTGKIFQKPAVHIAKIHVYPAYPARTIYYPPRPVYRPPPPVYGPPPAYGPPPVYGPPPSYGPPATTTTTTSPPETLPPETEAPPLPEAPYAPPPPPESSYGPPPHEEGFTEPPPPSYGPPPASYGPPPVTHGPPPSSYGPPPSSYGPPPSSYGPPHSSYGPPPTTYAPPPSSYGPPPSSYGPPPAYGVPR